A genomic segment from Gracilinanus agilis isolate LMUSP501 chromosome 1, AgileGrace, whole genome shotgun sequence encodes:
- the TRANK1 gene encoding TPR and ankyrin repeat-containing protein 1, protein MPSAGGPDGPGGCVWLRRQPGVGSGASVPPGSARLTGRPRPRGWKSRSLRGAGRPGLNSPPLPPQSFLLLSTKKDKLPRDLRVPDLSLKGLFEKYVIFGHYEKMEQMPKLVQWLISLGASVESIGPYPLHAIMKLCIQAKENHLFRWVMEQKPELRAEINQTDADGCTVLHIVASHCAGYIGRRQTEDVQMLLYLGIDPTIADKQARRAVDILKRNKNFKAIDKINNFLESRKKAAGAKGASGTVEQTEAPQGRSGIQLQSPDQDALLPTSCAQEASSTLPLLQPFPVLGNNPASAFSFSPSFLDVVMAVLAQAGVRAAQAAPPSPDLRRRLTHPCRTLRVASDPSARVVGEARGVDQAGAKGRRAQGRQCLRLGARGGWGGGGGCAVATPLGNGSDRVGRAGLLGSRCQRYAPGQQGVSDASLRESHAFLDILEPFIQYLCSENRSQQKGLLKHEVVQRFLRLLSTIQVLPPHVVCEFNHACASAFIRLLLEKQKWHEVLLLLTGKANAESSVADGLIKNCNFSDLDIRTVIQHLSHWDRRRIYLLGCLIDCGAPTEGLNRNQDRERPLTMCLKSGDYQLAFLLLSKGADPRGMTLTEGDMPLHAALFIYLDKRADIGFTFLSHLLDLYSSSPSDFYFLSPNAQDANGNTVMHIIFQKGMLKRVKRVMDLLARFDINFNLKNKEGKDVRHRIKKNDTLLVTWNKAVMENRKKGRPDAAGAHSPRLLKAQQKNGALSPAGSRLDVASDGDPGWERRRASLASRSEADGNKPFTPRDSLVQAIVVLIQQMELGPLGPEDVPASPKPGPAARPRPPRTDPQPPLALAAGEEEGGGGEAPDEDEAAPGQELEACLQDFDNMTWEIECTSETLKKLASKAVTQVLKKKIVLAIQHLGNGEWTQGLQKRLRHLRGDIQLYEAKLDKGARMLWELAIDFSPRCSENPERIIAAAHPLEKSGGVYTEIIRIWDIVLDHCKLNDAIRAICAAYNRGLSCILRKKLKGIHTGRLSSGLKIQRRIPRCYVEDADAGRGRGRPAPEYFPPASAVATEYNIMKFHSFSTSMALNIISDTAGAPAEYPFRVGELEYAVIDLNPRPPEPIILIGRSGTGKTTCCLYRLWKRFHSYWEKAARAGSPLLAKHAWHRKAGRGPEDDEAAAAAEENEDDEDDDEDDDEDDEGGGGALEPETADSIDEEPEEESSSSGPDPEPEPGAGAADEGPEPGEAGQLEHLRQVFVTKNHVLCQEVQRNFVELAKSSKATSHFKPLEPTVHRLQDVKDESFPLFVTSRQLLLLLDASMPNPFFLRNDDGSLKRNILGWSTHEECAIPNWQEEDEAGDDGDEDKAAGGHGGGGGENDPRVFVTYEVFANEMWSKMVKGKTPYNPALVWKEIKSFLKGSFEALSCPQGRLTEDAYRKLGRKRSPNFKEDRGEIYALFRLYQRIRAQKGYFDEEDVLYNLSQRLAKLRALPWSIHELYGDEIQDFTQAELTLLMRCINDPNAMFLTGDTAQSIMKGVAFRFSDLRSLFHYASKNCVDQKRCPVRKPRRIYQLYQNYRSHSGILNLASGVVDLLQHYFPESFDRLPRDAGLFDGPKPTVLESCSVSDLAILLRGNKRKTQPIEFGAHQVILVANEVAKEKIPEELGLALVLTIYEAKGLEFDDVLLYNFFTDSEAYKEWKIISSFTPSSECRTEENKPLVEVSLERSNASQSRPQLLNVEAYKLLNGELKQLYTAITRARVNLWIFDENRDKRAPAFRYFIRRDLVQVVKTDENKDFDDSMFVKTSTPEEWIVQGDYYAKHQCWKVAAKCYQKGAAFDKEKLALAHDAVLNVKSKKVSPKEKQMEYLELAKTYLECGEPKLSLKCLGYAREFQLSGLLCEKLGKIKDAAYFYKRSQCYKDAFRCFEQIQEFDLALKLYCQEGLFEEAAQAVEKYEEMLRAQARPAPGLSYSAGQFYLQAAAKYLSLNRPEAMLSVLSRLDAKDQMAFLESCGWLPEVVALLKRAGWPEEAALLLRWPGFLLEASRLTADRALQVACLHVAWGPDVEASCLCQEMGWHAGITKAHWLQGLLPEDFLYLQVAFYHFVRLTQVASLGETPYEASLAFGGLEGLLPMVWALRGAKRVVIEACLGFFGIAQTGTHCCQMSQSTLGSILKIVLDPRIRDCPPGATDGIELALTGHLLARLCEVVQGFLGLGRRFVAGLLVLGGRLLEAQHTFPRTLALVLEELDRLLTADASGPCWALLDMLSPKCFHPGVLSENPKACQKILHRGCCGVLGAYGPAYFCQGPEAADLWLGAMQALVSGCPEELDRLLHWVEEDGGHKPWMPGDARGRLGFVQQLQGGLDQLYGWWVSEGCQHFFSHFLGVLVPAAVPPPVWLQFMCCGTTPPPLGSSAMLGLPRSCPARLPFWNHLLGRITTGLGDVTHQSYPPKDVARAIRAFRLPLACLARAICSHKNGDFSLPQDIFHDVDHMVSGVAECTAMPCLVALVSSHPVLQLRCQPSPSHPFEVRLSDCLLTAMAEAPRDLLYECDWAYRAYRAYQAYLCWRWASVVMALAAIHCLCFQEVHPDWLLRLPPGDAPGLDATSEDRDGSLVPTLCPKRQMELGWLCLVISLCVHWRPRACAWADPPRLWREDDREGDEPCLEPGGHSFKKADIDRMWCDLCGVSLLRGPQSCFSLQEVLKDVEEAEGGPEEAEAEGDSEETKDGPEEAEAEGGPEEAEAEGGQDGVQVLESYDKHTRLKGCPCCPQFFSATVSPAVSEGEQVARSIGQSVCTHRRVMQRKILEDVQRVLAATDDVCWRKAWADGKSSPLGPDERTDGALSAGEGRKIPLTLEQRRLRQRPGTQGEAGSA, encoded by the exons ATGCCCAGCGCGGGAGGGCCCGATGGGCCGGGCGGCTGTGTCTGGCTGCGCAGGCAGCCGGGGGTGGGCTCTGGTGCCTCCGTCCCCCCCGGCTCCGCTCGCCTCACGGGCAGGCCCCGGCCCCGGGGCTGGAAGTCGAGGTCCCTGCGTGGAGCCGGCCGGCCGGGCCTCAACAGCCCTCCTCTTCCTCCGCAGTCCTTCCTCCTGCTGTCGACGAAGAAAGATAAGCTGCCCCGCGACCTGCGGGTGCCCGACCTGTCCTTGAAGGGCCTCTTTGAG AAATACGTCATCTTTGGGCACTACGAGAAGATGGAGCAGATGCCCAAGCTGGTGCAGTGGCTCATCTCTCTGGGTGCCAGCGTCGAGAGCATCGGGCCCTACCCTCTGCATGCCATCATGAAGCTCTGCATCCAAGCCA AGGAGAATCACCTGTTCCGGTGGGTGATGGAGCAGAAGCCCGAGCTGAGGGCGGAGATTAACCAGACGGATGCCGATGGCTGCACCGTCCTGCACATCGTCGCCTCCCATTGCGCCGGCTACATCGGCAGAC GCCAGACCGAGGACGTGCAGATGCTCCTGTACCTGGGGATAGACCCCACCATCGCGGACAAGCAGGCGCGCCGCGCCGTCGACATCCTCAAACGGAACAAGAACTTCAAGGCCATTGACAAAATCAATAACTTCTTGGAGAGCAGGAAGAAGGCGGCTGGCGCCAAGGGTGCCTCAG GTACGGTGGAGCAGACCGAGGCCCCACAGGGCAGGTCTGGGATCCAGCTTCAGAGTCCTGACCAGGACGCTCTCTTGCCCACCTCCTGTGCCCAGGAGGCTTCTTCCACCCTGCCTCTCCTCCAGCCCTTCCCTGTTCTGGGGAACAATCCAGCCTCAG CGTTCTCTTTTTCTCCGAGTTTTTTGGATGTGGTCATGGCTGTGCTGGCTCAGGCTGGGGTCAGGGCGGCACAGGCGGCCCCTCCTTCCCCAGACCTTCGGCGGCGGCTGACCCACCCCTGCCGG ACCCTTCGTGTGGCCTCGGATCCATCTGCGCGCGTTGTCGGGGAGGCCCGTGGTGTGGACCAGGCCGGGGCTAAGGGCCGCCGAGCCCAGGGGAGGCAGTGCCTGCGGCTGGGAGCCCGCGGGGgctggggcgggggtgggggctGCGCCGTGGCC ACACCACTGGGCAACGGCAGTGACCGCGTGGGCAGAGCCGGGCTCCTCG GAAGCCGCTGCCAGCGGTACGCGCCAGGGCAGCAGGGCGTGAGCGACGCGTCGCTGCGGGAGAGCCACGCCTTCCTGGACATCCTGGAGCCCTTCATCCAGTATCTGTGCTCGGAGAACCGCTCGCAGCAGAAGGGGCTGCTCAAGCACGAGGTGGTGCAGAGGTTCCTGCGCCTCCTGTCCACCATCCAGG TCCTGCCGCCCCACGTCGTCTGCGAGTTCAACCACGCGTGCGCCAGCGCCTTCATCCGGCTGCTGCTAGAGAAGCAGAAGTGGCACGAGGTCCTGCTGCTGCTGACCGGCAAGGCCAACGCCGAGTCGTCCGTGGCCGACGGCCTCATCAAGAACTGTAACTTCTCCGACCTGGACATCCGCACGGTCATCCAGCACCTCAGCCACTGGGACCGCCGGCGGATCTACCTGCTGGGCTGCCTGATCGATTGTGGTG CGCCCACGGAGGGGCTGAACAGGAACCAGGACCGCGAGAGGCCCCTCACTATGTGCCTGAAGAGCGGCGACTACCAGCTGGCCTTCCTGCTGCTGAGCAAGGGCGCCGACCCGCGCGGCATGACGCTCACGGAGGGGGACATGCCGCTCCACGCGGCGCTCTTCATCTACCTGGACAAACGAG CGGACATCGGCTTCACCTTCCTGAGCCACCTGCTAGACCTGTACAGCTCGAGCCCCTCGGACTTCTACTTCCTGAGCCCCAACGCCCAGGACGCCAACGGGAACACGGTCATGCACATCATCTTCCAGAAGGGCATGCTCAAGCGGGTCAAGCGGGTCATGGACCTGCTGGCCCGCTTCGACATCAACTTCAACCTGAAGAACAAGGAGGGCAAGGACGTGCGGCACCGCATCAAGAAGAATGACACGCTGCTCGTGACCTGGAACAAGGCCGTGATGGAGAACCGCAAGAAGGGCCGGCCGGACGCGGCGGGTGCGCACTCGCCGCGGCTCCTCAAGGCCCAGCAGAAGAACGGGGCCCTGTCCCCTGCGGGCTCCCGCCTCGACGTGGCCTCGGACGGGGACCCGGGCTGGGAGCGGCGCCGGGCCTCGCTGGCCTCGCGGTCAGAGGCCGACGGCAACAAGCCCTTCACGCCTCGCGATAGCCTGGTGCAGGCCATCGTGGTCCTGATTCAGCAGATGGAGCTGGGCCCCCTGGGCCCCGAGGACGTGCCCGCATCCCCCAAGCCCGGCCCC GCCGCCCGGCCCCGGCCTCCCCGGACGGATCCTCAGCCGCCTCTGGCCTTGGCcgctggggaggaggaggggggcgGCGGGGAAGCCCCCGACGAGGATGAGGCAGCCCCCGGGCAGGAGCTGGAGGCCTGCCTGCAGGACTTCGACAACATGACGTGGGAGATTGAGTGCACGTCGGAGACGCTCAAGAAGCTGGCCAGTAAGGCGGTCACTCAGGTGCTCAAGAAGAAGATCGTGCTGGCCATTCAGCACCTGGGCAACGGCGAGTGGACGCAGGGCCTGCAGAAGCGGCTGCGCCACCTGCGCGGCGACATCCAGCTGTACGAGGCCAAGCTGGACAAGGGCGCCCGCATGCTCTGGGAGCTGGCCATCGACTTCTCACCCCGCTGCAGCGAGAACCCCGAGAGGATCATCGCGGCCGCACACCCCCTCGAGAAGTCCGGCGGCGTCTACACCGAGATCATCCGCATCTGGGACATCGTGCTGGACCACTGCAAGCTCAACGACGCCATCCGCGCCATCTGCGCCGCCTACAACCGCGGCCTGTCCTGCATCCTGCGCAAGAAGCTCAAAGGCATCCACACGGGCCGGCTCTCGTCTGGCCTCAAGATCCAGCGGCGCATCCCGCGCTGCTACGTGGAGGACGCCGACGCCGGCCGTGGCCGGGGCCGCCCCGCGCCCGAGTACTTCCCGCCCGCCAGCGCCGTGGCCACTGAGTACAACATCATGAAGTTCCACAGCTTCAGCACCAGCATGGCGCTCAACATCATCAGCGACACGGCCGGGGCACCCGCCGAGTACCCCTTCCGCGTGGGCGAGCTCGAGTACGCCGTCATCGACCTCAACCCGCGGCCGCCGGAGCCCATCATCCTCATCGGCCGCAGCGGCACCGGCAAGACCACGTGCTGCCTGTACCGCCTCTGGAAGCGCTTCCACTCGTACTGGGAGAAGGCGGCGCGTGCGGGCAGCCCGCTCCTGGCCAAGCACGCCTGGCACCGGAAGGCCGGCCGTGGCCCCGAGGATGACGAAGCCGCGGCCGCCGCGGAGGAAAATGAGGACGACGAGGACGACGATGAGGATGACGACGAGGACGACGAGGGGGGCGGCGGGGCCCTGGAGCCCGAGACGGCGGACAGCATCGATGAGGAGCCCGAGGAGGAGTCATCCTCCAGCGGGCCCGACCCAGAGCCCGAGCCCGGGGCGGGGGCGGCGGACGAGGGCCCCGAGCCCGGGGAGGCTGGCCAGCTGGAGCACCTGCGCCAGGTCTTCGTCACCAAGAACCACGTCCTGTGCCAGGAGGTGCAGAGGAACTTCGTGGAGCTGGCCAAGTCCAGCAAGGCCACGAGCCACTTCAAGCCGCTCGAGCCCACTGTGCACCGGCTGCAGGACGTCAAGGACGAGAGCTTCCCCTTGTTCGTGACGTCGCgccagctgctgctgctgctcgaTGCCTCCATGCCCAACCCCTTCTTCCTGCGCAACGACGACGGCAGCCTCAAGAGGAACATCCTGGGCTGGTCCACGCACGAGGAGTGCGCCATCCCCAACTGGCAGGAGGAGGACGAAGCTGGCGACGATGGTGATGAGGACAAAGCGGCCGGCGGGCAtggtggcggcggcggcgagAACGACCCCCGCGTCTTCGTCACCTACGAGGTCTTCGCCAACGAGATGTGGTCCAAGATGGTGAAGGGCAAGACGCCGTACAACCCGGCGCTGGTGTGGAAGGAGATCAAGTCCTTCCTGAAGGGCTCCTTTGAGGCCCTGAGCTGCCCGCAGGGCCGCCTCACCGAGGACGCCTACCGCAAGCTGGGCCGCAAGCGCTCGCCCAACTTCAAGGAGGACCGTGGCGAGATCTACGCGCTCTTCCGCCTGTACCAGCGCATTCGCGCGCAGAAGGGCTACTTTGACGAGGAGGACGTCCTGTACAACCTGTCACAGCGGCTCGCCAAACTCCGCGCCCTACCGTGGTCCATCCACGAGCTCTACGGCGACGAGATCCAGGACTTCACGCAGGCCGAGCTCACCCTGCTCATGCGCTGCATCAACGACCCCAACGCCATGTTCCTCACTGGCGACACGGCGCAGAGCATCATGAAGGGCGTGGCCTTCCGCTTCAGCGACCTGCGCTCGCTCTTCCACTACGCCAGCAAGAACTGCGTGGACCAGAAACGCTGCCCCGTGCGCAAGCCTCGACGTATCTACCAGCTCTACCAGAACTACCGCTCCCACTCAG GGATCCTCAATCTGGCCTCGGGAGTGGTGGACCTGCTGCAGCATTACTTCCCCGAGTCCTTCGACCGCCTTCCCCGGGACGCCGGCCTCTTCGACGGGCCGAAGCCCACCGTGCTGGAATCGTGCAGCGTCAGTGACCTGGCCATCCTGCTGCGCGGGAACAAGAGGAAGACGCAGCCCATCGAGTTCGGGGCCCACCAG GTGATCCTCGTGGCCAACGAAGTGGCCAAAGAGAAGATCCCCGAAGAGCTGGGCCTGGCCCTGGTGCTGACCATCTACGAGGCCAAAGGGCTGGAGTTCGATGACGTCCTCTTGTACAACTTCTTCACGGACTCAGAG GCTTACAAAGAATGGAAGATCATCTCGTCGTTCACGCCGTCGTCCGAGTGCCGGACAGAGGAGAACAAGCCGCTGGTGGAGGTGTCCTTGGAGAGGAGCAACGCGTCTCAGAGCCGGCCTCAGCTGCTCAACGTGGAGGCCTACAAG CTCCTCAACGGGGAGCTGAAGCAGCTGTACACGGCCATCACGCGCGCCCGCGTCAACCTGTGGATCTTCGACGAGAACCGGGACAAGCGGGCGCCCGCCTTCCGCTACTTCATCCGGAGGGACCTCGTACAGGTGGTCAAGACTGACGAGAACAAAG ACTTCGACGACAGCATGTTTGTGAAGACGTCGACCCCCGAGGAGTGGATCGTGCAGGGAGACTACTACGCCAAGCACCAGTGCTGGAAG GTGGCAGCCAAATGTTACCAGAAAGGAGCCGCCTTTGACAAGGAGAAGCTGGCGCTGGCCCACGACGCCGTCCTCAACGTCAAGTCTAAGAAAGTCAGCCCCAA GGAGAAGCAGATGGAGTACCTGGAGCTGGCCAAGACCTACCTGGAGTGTGGGGAGCCCAAGCTCTCCCTCAAGTGCCTGGGCTATGCCAGGGAGTTCCAGCTGTCTGGCCTCCTGTGCGAGAAGCTGGGGAAG ATCAAGGATGCGGCCTACTTCTACAAGCGGAGCCAGTGCTACAAGGATGCCTTCCGGTGCTTTGAGCAGATCCAGGAGTTCGATCTTGCCCTCAAGCTCTACTGCCAGGAGGGGCTTTTTGAGGAGGCGGCCCAGGCTGTGGAAAA GTACGAGGAGATGCTGAGGGCCCAGGCTCGGCCCGCGCCTGGCCTCTCCTACTCCGCTGGCCAGTTCTACCTGCAGGCCGCCGCCAAGTACCTGAGCCTGAACAGGCCTGAGGCGATGCTGTCTGTGCTCTCCAGGCTCGATGCCAAGGACCAGATGGCCTTCCTGGAGTCGTGCGGGTGGCTGCCCGAGGTGGTGGCGCTGCTGAAGCGAGCGGGCTGGCCCGAGGAGGCTGCCCTCCTCCTGAGGTGGCCTGGCTTCCTCCTGGAGGCCTCGCGGCTCACAGCCGACCGGGCTCTGCAGGTCGCCTGCCTCCACGTGGCCTGGGGCCCAGATGTAGAGGCTTCCTGCCTGTGCCAGGAGATGGGCTGGCATGCGGGCATCACCAAGGCCCACTGGCTGCAGGGGCTCCTGCCCGAAGACTTCCTGTATCTCCAGGTGGCCTTCTACCACTTTGTCCGCCTGACCCAGGTGGCCAGTTTGGGTGAGACCCCATATGAGGCCTCCCTGGCATTTGGGGGCCTTGAGGGGCTGCTGCCCATGGTCTGGGCCCTCCGTGGGGCCAAGAGGGTGGTAATTGAGGCCTGCCTGGGGTTCTTTGGCATTGCCCAGACGGGCACACACTGCTGCCAGATGTCCCAAAGCACCCTGGGGTCCATCCTGAAGATTGTCCTGGACCCGAGGATTAGAGACTGCCCACCAGGGGCCACAGATGGCATCGAGCTGGCGCTGACCGGGCACCTGCTGGCACGCCTGTGCGAGGTTGTGCAGGGCTTCCTGGGCCTGGGCAGGCGCTTTGTGGCAGGCCTGCTGGTCCTGGGTGGGCGGCTGCTGGAGGCCCAGCACACGTTCCCCAGGACACTAGCCCTGGTGCTGGAGGAGCTGGACCGGCTGCTGACCGCAGATGCCTCTGGCCCATGCTGGGCCCTACTGGACATGCTCTCCCCCAAGTGCTTCCACCCCGGGGTCTTGTCTGAGAACCCCAAGGCCTGTCAGAAGATCCTGCACCGTGGCTGCTGCGGGGTGCTTGGGGCGTATGGGCCGGCCTACTTCTGCCAGGGGCCGGAGGCTGCGGACCTATGGCTGGGTGCCATGCAGGCCCTGGTGTCTGGCTGCCCTGAAGAGCTGGACCGGCTGCTGCACTGGGTGGAGGAGGACGGCGGGCACAAGCCATGGATGCCCGGGGATGCCAGGGGCCGGCTGGGCTTTGTGCAGCAGCTGCAGGGCGGGCTGGACCAGCTGTATGGGTGGTGGGTATCCGAGGGCTGCCAGCATTTCTTCTCCCACTTCCTGGGTGTGCTGGTGCCCGCTGCGGTGCCCCCACCAGTGTGGCTCCAGTTCATGTGCTGTGGCACTACGCCACCCCCCCTGGGGTCCAGTGCCATGCTTGGCCTGCCACGTAGCTGCCCAGCCCGCCTGCCCTTCTGGAACCACCTGCTGGGTCGGATAACCACAGGCCTGGGTGATGTCACCCACCAGTCGTACCCGCCTAAGGATGTGGCCCGGGCCATCCGCGCCTTCCGCCTGCCCCTGGCCTGCCTGGCACGTGCAATCTGCAGCCACAAGAATGGCGACTTCAGCCTGCCACAGGACATCTTCCACGACGTGGACCACATGGTGTCCGGTGTGGCCGAGTGCACCGCGATGCCCTGCCTGGTTGCTCTGGTCAGCTCCCACCCTGTCCTGCAGCTCCGCTGCCAGCCCAGCCCGAGCCACCCCTTCGAGGTGCGCCTCTCAGACTGCCTGCTGACCGCCATGGCCGAGGCCCCGCGTGACCTGCTCTACGAGTGCGACTGGGCGTACCGGGCGTACCGGGCGTACCAGGCGTACCTCTGCTGGCGCTGGGCCTCGGTCGTCATGGCCCTCGCCGCCATACACTGCCTCTGCTTTCAGGAGGTCCACCCGGATTGGCTCCTCCGCCTGCCCCCCGGGGATGCTCCGGGGCTGGACGCCACCTCCGAGGACAGGGACGGCTCGCTGGTGCCCACCCTCTGCCCGAAGCGCCAGATGGAGCTTGGCTGGCTCTGCCTGGTCATCTCCCTGTGCGTCCACTGGCGGCCCCGGGCCTGCGCCTGGGCTGATCCTCCCCGCCTGTGGAGGGAGGATGACAGGGAAGGGGACGAGCCCTGCCTGGAGCCGGGTGGCCACAGCTTTAAGAAGGCCGACATAGACAGGATGTGGTGTGACCTGTGCGGGGTCAGCCTCCTCCGGGGCCCCCAGAGCTGCTTCAGCCTGCAGGAAGTCCTCAAGGATGTCGAGGAGGCCGAAGGAGGCCCGGAGGAGGCTGAGGCTGAGGGTGATTCGGAGGAAACCAAGGATGGCCCGGAGGAGGCTGAGGCCGAGGGAGGCCCAGAGGAGGCTGAGGCTGAGGGCGGCCAGGATGGGGTCCAGGTCCTCGAGTCCTATGACAAGCACACCCGCCTCAAGGGCTGCCCGTGCTGCCCGCAGTTTTTCAGTGCCACGGTGAGCCCGGCCGTCAGTGAGGGCGAGCAGGTGGCCAGGAGCATCGGGCAGAGCGTCTGCACCCACCGCCGCGTCATGCAGAGGAAGATCCTGGAGGACGTCCAGAGGGTCCTGGCCGCCACGGATGACGTCTGTTGGAGGAAGGCCTGGGCTGACGGTAAGAGCTCACCTCTGGGGCCGGACGAGCGGACGGACGGAGCACTGAGCGCcggggaggggaggaagattCCGCTGACCCTGGAGCAGAGGCGCCTGCGGCAGAGGCCGGGCACACAGGGAGAGGCCGGCTCGGCCTGA